The genomic window TGATTTCCGGTCTCGCCACCACGGCCGATCTGCGCAAGAGCTTCACCTTCTCGCGGCCCTATCTGCTGCTGCCCGCCCGGCTGGCGGTGAACAAGGCGGCAAAATTCACCGGTTCCGGCGCGGAAGCGCTTTCGGGAAAAAAGGTGGGTGTGGTTGGCAATTCGCGGCACGAACAGATGCTGAAAGCGTTTTTTCCAAAAGCTAAGGTCGAAGGTTTCGATGGCTATGAGCCCATGTATGAGGCGTTGAAGACTGGCAAGGTGGACGCCATCTTCGCCGATGGTCTCCGCCTGCCTTTCTGGATTTCGGGAAGTGCTTCCGAAAGTTGCTGCGCGCTCTTCGGCGGTCCTTATATGTCCGACCGGTTTCTCGGCGAAGGCCTGTCCATCATGACGGTCGATCCGGATAATGTGCTGGTGCCGGCTTTCGATCAGGCGCTGGCCGCTCTTTCCCGAAACGGCCGGCTGGAAGAAATCTACCGGCGTTATTTCCCCTACGGCCTCTATTAGAGAAATAGCTCACCCAATCGAGTCTGACGACAGCCTTTATTTGGCTGGCGCGAAAACCTCTTCATTTCGCCGCAGGCGCAGAAGCGCGATCCACACGGCGGCGGCGATGGCTGTCTCCACCAGGAAATAGCTGCCGATCGTTCCCGAAATGCTGAAGGACCAGGTGAAGAAGGCGACGGCGACGGAACCGATGAGATTGCCGCTGTTCCATATCTTCGCGCGAATATCCTGGCGCCCGGAGGCGCCGAGCGCCTCGAGCGCGGTGGCGGCAACGGCCATCGGCAGAACCACCCAGCAAAGCACGCGGGTGATGATGGGCAGAGAGACATATTCGTCGCCGAACAGCAGCGGCAGGAAGGGGGCGATGATGAAGATCACCAGCGCACTGCCGGTTGCGATGACAAGCGCTGCCTTCAGCACATTATAGGCGCGCTCTATGGTCTTGGTGATGCCCTGCAGGGCGGCGGAGGCCGAGCCCGGATAGATCAGCCGGTTGAGGGCCTCGACGGAAAGATAGGAACTGTCGAGAATGCGCCGGGCGATGGAATAGCTGCCCAGCACCTCGGCGCTGGCAATGGCGCCGAGAACGAGAATATCGGCATTTCCGCGCACGGCCTTGAACAGGAACTGGGTGGAAAACAGGATGCCGATGCGGATTTCTTCGCGCACGATCCGGAAAACCGGCCGGCCGAGCCTGCTGATCGCCTTGACGGAAATCACGGCCGCAACGGTGTGTGCGGCGAGGTTCCACAGCGCCCAGGCCTCAACCGTTTCCACCTTGAAGATGAGGCAGGCCACCACCGCGGCAATGGTGCGGGCGACGGCGAACATCACTTCCAGCTTGTTGGCCGAGGCGAAGTTGGAATGGGCAATGAAACTCTGCGTGGAAAGCGAGATGACCTTCAGGAGGACGAGGTTGGTGAACAGGATCAGGAAGGTAGTGATCAGCGTGTGCAGCAATGTTTCCGAGGTCGGGAAAAACACCGGGATCGTCACCATGCCGATGATTGTCAGCACCACGCCGGTCGCCGCACTCAGGAGATAGCTGTGGCCGAGCATGACGGGAAAAATGCTGCGATCCTGCGCGACGCGACGGATCAGCGATTCCTGCGAGCCGATGCCGCAGATCTGTACGCCAAGATTGGTGACGGCCGTGATCGAGGCATAAAGCGCGAATTGTTCGACGCCGAGATGGCGGGCAAGCAGCGCGAAGGTCAGGAGTTGGGCGGCGCTGGACATGAGAAGCGCTCCGCCGGACGCCATATAGGTCAATCCCAGTCTGACTAGATGGCCGAGCCGCGGCGTGTTGAACGACACCTCATTCTCCATGTTTTCCGGCATTGCCGGGCAAATCCAACAATGACTGCGCTTCTTTTCTAAAAATCCGCGAACTGAAAAAGCCGCAACCGGCCAATAATATGAAAGCCCGCAACCCGAATGGATTGCAGTTTATCCTGTCTTATCCTTCTTGAGGTAAGAGAGGGTTAAAGCAATTGCATAATAATGACGATAATGACTGTTTATGGTTATTTGGACATGGCCCTGTTTCCAAAGGGTTTCGTTGTTCGTCACAAGGCAGGCCCATGATCCGATTGTCCAGTTCCGGTGCACGCGACCATGCCGCGTTTGGCTGATACGCAGCCCATCGCTGCGCAAGGCAGCGCCATATCTCTAGCCGGCGGCCGGCGCGACGCGTTTTTTTTCGTCGCCACCATGCTTTATATCTGGATTTCGGTGGCGCCCTTCGAAAATCTCGCAGCGCCGCCTGTGCCGCACGCTGCCGCAAACCAGCTGACCGGCCTCGTGATTGCGCTGATCCTGGCCGTTTTCGCGCTGCGCCACCGGCTGACAGGGCTTTTGCTGAGGCCGCGCCTGCCCATCCTGCTATTGTTTTTCTGGCTGGCGCTTTGCTCGATGCTGGGCGCCGAACCCGGCACCTCGCTGCAGCGCCTGGTCTTCACCACCCTTTTATGTGTCATCACCAGCGTTCTCGTCGTCATGCCACGAGACCGGCGGCAGTTCGACCGGATGATGGCCATCTTCGCCATCATTTTGCTGGCGCTCTGTTATCTGGGAGTGATCTTCCTGCGGTCGCGTTCGGTTCATCAACCATTTGACCTTGATGAAAAGGCGCTAGCGGGTGACTGGCGCGGTATCTTCAATCACAAGAACGCCGCCGCCCCGGCGATGATCATTCTTTTCATGGTCGGGCTATACCTGCGCAACGCCTGGTCGGTGCTGGGCGGCATCGCGATTACGCTGCTGGCCGGGTTCTTTCTTTGGAAGACCAATGGAAAAACGGCGGCCATGCTTTTGCCCGTCACCGTGGCGCTGGTCTGGATCATGGAAAGGCATGCCCACCGCACCTTGCTGATGATCGGTGGTCTTCTAGCCTTCCTCAACATCGTCGCGGTCGGCTCCACCTATTTCCCGAGCATACAGAATTTTGTCGAAAGCCTGGGGATCGATTCCACGTTCACCGGCCGGACGGACATATGGCGCCTGTCCTTCGACACCTTCGCGCAATCGCCGATCTTTGGGCAGGGGTTCCAGGCATTCTGGACGAGCGACCGTCTCTTGTCGCAGGCCGATATTGCCGGCACCTGGGCGGTCACGGCCTTTCATGCCCATAATGGCTATGTCGAAAGTCTGCTGAATGGCGGATTGCCGGCCTTCATTCTCACCGTCATATGGCTGGTCATCATACCCGCAAATGATTTCCATACGGCGGTGGACAAGGGCACGGACCCGGGACTGACCCGACTTTTTGCACGAATTTGGGTGTATGCGCTGCTTTCTTCGTGTCTTGAGAGCAATTTCTTTACCGGAACCGGGCCTATTTGGTCTTCTCTGCTGATCGCGGTCTATTGTTTGAGGCATCAGGCTCACGACATACTTGAACAGGGGTAGTAATTTGCAGACAGGCCGGGGGGCTTTGTATGACGCAAAAAATCGGGACTTTTGCTGACCGGATCAATAACCGGCTGGTGCGGTATTTTCCGGGACCGGCGGTGCGGATCGAAACGTCCGAACCGATCGTATCCTTCACATTCGACGATGTGCCGGCCACCGCCTGGACGAAGGGTGCGCGCATCCTGGAAAACGAGGGCGTTTGCGGAACGTTTTACATCGCCGGCACCTTTGTCGACAGGCACGACGGAGAGCAGGAGATGATCTCCACCAAAGGCTGTTCGGAACTGGCAGCGGCCGGCCATGAGCTTGCCTGCCACACCTTTTCCCATCGCAAACTCTCGAGCTTTTCACGGCGGGGGCTCGAAGCAGATCTCGAGCGCAATGACAGCGTCTTGAGCGCATTCGATGAAAACCGGCACAGCCGAAATTTCTCCGTTCCCTTCGGCATGGCCTCACCGGTCATGCAGCCGCTCTTGCGGCGCCGGTTCAGAACTGCACGCGGTATCATGCCCGGCATCAACCGGGGCAGCATCGACCCGTATAATCTTGCCGCCGTCGAGTTGCGTGCGGATCAAAACTACCTCGACGCCGCCGACCACTGGCTTGAGGATGTTTTGCAAAAGGGCGGCTGGCTCATCATCTTCACCCATGACGTTTCGCAGACACCAAGCTTCTACGGTTGCCCGGAAGACAGATTTCACAGCCTCGTCCGCAGGGCGGCGTCCGGCGGTGCGAAGATCATGACGGTCGATGCTGCGGCAAGGACACTCGGCCTGTAAAGGAATATTCTCAGCGCGCGCAACGGGGCGGTATTGCGAACCTATTGGCTGGCCCAGATGATGCGGGCGATCCACTCCACATCCGCCATGTCGAAGCTGCGATTGGGATGTTCTGGATTGAGCGAAAGAAGCTCGATGTTTTTGGGGCTTTGCCGCGCCAGCACCTTGGCCATCACTTCGCCATCGCGGCTTTTCAGCACCACGCGATCGCCGCGCCGCACCTGCGCGCCCGGCTCCACGATGAGGATATCGCCATCGCGGTAAAGCGGCATCATGCTCTCGCCCTGCACTTCCAGGGCGTAGACGCCCTGCTTGCGCTCGGGAGAAGAGGGAAACTCCACGACATCCCAGCCCTGACCCGCCGGAAAACCGCCATCATCGAAAAAGCCGCCGGAACCGGCCTGCGCAAAACCGAGCAGGGGAATGGCGTTGTCGGCACCGGAAGGCTGCATGGTCTGCGCCCTGCCGAAAGCATAACCGAAAAACTGGTCGACACTTGCGCCCGTCGCCTCCAGCACCTTGGAGACGGATTCCGTCGAGGGCCAGCGTTTGCGGCCATCCGGTCCGAAGCGTTTCGATTTATTGAACGAGGTGGGATCGAGGCCGGCGCGCTTCGCCAATGCCGAAGGCGTCAGCTGATGGCGTTCGGCAAGCGTATCGATGGCGCTCCAGATCGTCTCGTGTGACAGCATGATAGAAAGCCCGA from Agrobacterium tumefaciens includes these protein-coding regions:
- the uppY gene encoding Wzy-type polysaccharide biosynthesis protein UppY, which codes for MPRLADTQPIAAQGSAISLAGGRRDAFFFVATMLYIWISVAPFENLAAPPVPHAAANQLTGLVIALILAVFALRHRLTGLLLRPRLPILLLFFWLALCSMLGAEPGTSLQRLVFTTLLCVITSVLVVMPRDRRQFDRMMAIFAIILLALCYLGVIFLRSRSVHQPFDLDEKALAGDWRGIFNHKNAAAPAMIILFMVGLYLRNAWSVLGGIAITLLAGFFLWKTNGKTAAMLLPVTVALVWIMERHAHRTLLMIGGLLAFLNIVAVGSTYFPSIQNFVESLGIDSTFTGRTDIWRLSFDTFAQSPIFGQGFQAFWTSDRLLSQADIAGTWAVTAFHAHNGYVESLLNGGLPAFILTVIWLVIIPANDFHTAVDKGTDPGLTRLFARIWVYALLSSCLESNFFTGTGPIWSSLLIAVYCLRHQAHDILEQG
- a CDS encoding transporter substrate-binding domain-containing protein, which encodes MPVLFDAQERFPGGDLSSVPRIRFLMSVDFPPFNFTDQEGRLAGFHVDLVREICAQLKVESKCQVQALPFDELEAALEMGEGEAVISGLATTADLRKSFTFSRPYLLLPARLAVNKAAKFTGSGAEALSGKKVGVVGNSRHEQMLKAFFPKAKVEGFDGYEPMYEALKTGKVDAIFADGLRLPFWISGSASESCCALFGGPYMSDRFLGEGLSIMTVDPDNVLVPAFDQALAALSRNGRLEEIYRRYFPYGLY
- the uppX gene encoding Wzx-type polysaccharide biosynthesis protein UppX, with product MENEVSFNTPRLGHLVRLGLTYMASGGALLMSSAAQLLTFALLARHLGVEQFALYASITAVTNLGVQICGIGSQESLIRRVAQDRSIFPVMLGHSYLLSAATGVVLTIIGMVTIPVFFPTSETLLHTLITTFLILFTNLVLLKVISLSTQSFIAHSNFASANKLEVMFAVARTIAAVVACLIFKVETVEAWALWNLAAHTVAAVISVKAISRLGRPVFRIVREEIRIGILFSTQFLFKAVRGNADILVLGAIASAEVLGSYSIARRILDSSYLSVEALNRLIYPGSASAALQGITKTIERAYNVLKAALVIATGSALVIFIIAPFLPLLFGDEYVSLPIITRVLCWVVLPMAVAATALEALGASGRQDIRAKIWNSGNLIGSVAVAFFTWSFSISGTIGSYFLVETAIAAAVWIALLRLRRNEEVFAPAK
- a CDS encoding S24 family peptidase, whose product is MLSHETIWSAIDTLAERHQLTPSALAKRAGLDPTSFNKSKRFGPDGRKRWPSTESVSKVLEATGASVDQFFGYAFGRAQTMQPSGADNAIPLLGFAQAGSGGFFDDGGFPAGQGWDVVEFPSSPERKQGVYALEVQGESMMPLYRDGDILIVEPGAQVRRGDRVVLKSRDGEVMAKVLARQSPKNIELLSLNPEHPNRSFDMADVEWIARIIWASQ
- a CDS encoding polysaccharide deacetylase family protein; protein product: MTQKIGTFADRINNRLVRYFPGPAVRIETSEPIVSFTFDDVPATAWTKGARILENEGVCGTFYIAGTFVDRHDGEQEMISTKGCSELAAAGHELACHTFSHRKLSSFSRRGLEADLERNDSVLSAFDENRHSRNFSVPFGMASPVMQPLLRRRFRTARGIMPGINRGSIDPYNLAAVELRADQNYLDAADHWLEDVLQKGGWLIIFTHDVSQTPSFYGCPEDRFHSLVRRAASGGAKIMTVDAAARTLGL